The nucleotide window AGGTGCGGGATTTGTCGGTATGGAATTTGCATCAATCCTTGCCGAAGCAGGCCTTGAAGCAGATGTAATCATCAGAGGGGACATGGCATTAAAGTATTTCCATCAGCCTTATGTTCAAAGGGTAATTGAAATTCTTGAAGGAAAAAATATTCGCTTCCATTTCAATGAGCAGGTAAGCGAAATCATTAAGGATGACAGTGCAACAATTGAAAACCCCGAAGCAAAAGTTTTAAATCTCAAAAAGGCTTTGAATACGGATGATGAGCTAAGAGATCCTGAAGCCAAAATCGACAACAGGGCTTATGAAAATGCATTCACAGTAAAATGTGAAAGTGGCCTAACATTATGTGGAGATTATGTTGTTGCAGCTATTGGGCGAGAAGCCAATGTGGATGGAATAGGTCTTGAAAATGTTGGCCTTACAAGCACCAAACAGGGTATTAAGGTAAACGGACACCTTCAGACAGAAGTTCCAAACATTTATGCTTCAGGTGATGTTGCAGATACAGGCGTTGCAAAACTGGTTACCGTAGCTATACATCACTCAAAATACCTTGCAAAGGAATTGCTTGGTGAAGCCGATGAAATAACCTATCCTGTAGTTCCTGCCGTTGCATACACCATTCCCAGAATTGCCACTGTCGGTGTTCCAGCGTATGTTGCAGATGAAAGTGACGAATATGATGTCCACACAATCAGATACGGCAATTCATACTCTCTTGAACTTAAAAACGATACTACTGCAGAGG belongs to uncultured Methanobrevibacter sp. and includes:
- a CDS encoding NAD(P)/FAD-dependent oxidoreductase; protein product: MDYDVIYIGSGNAAWQGGRFLRKAGLKILIVEESLYGGTCANRGCNSKALLDAPYEIKALADNFEGVGKAGNFEVDWPALMKFKRKRIANMAPFLDGKFEEYDLDVAHGKGVIVDEHTVKVGDETFTTDKIVIATGLKPVIPDIKGKVFLHDSTDYLDIDELPKHSIIIGAGFVGMEFASILAEAGLEADVIIRGDMALKYFHQPYVQRVIEILEGKNIRFHFNEQVSEIIKDDSATIENPEAKVLNLKKALNTDDELRDPEAKIDNRAYENAFTVKCESGLTLCGDYVVAAIGREANVDGIGLENVGLTSTKQGIKVNGHLQTEVPNIYASGDVADTGVAKLVTVAIHHSKYLAKELLGEADEITYPVVPAVAYTIPRIATVGVPAYVADESDEYDVHTIRYGNSYSLELKNDTTAEAKVIVDKDLNIVGAEIYAADAENVANMFAFIINKKITLEELDYMIYAFPSSSSVCLYKLHNIHYDL